One Cedecea neteri DNA segment encodes these proteins:
- a CDS encoding Hcp family type VI secretion system effector, with protein MAIPAHLWLKDDGGALIKGSCDVQDREASIEIIGFGHGMHIPTDNNTGKITGTRIHAPMIIEKEFDSSTPYLYKAVSTGQSLKSAEIKWYKISDAGLEVEYFNMYLEGVKVVAVTPVMYNTKTVEKCNHMERIELRYEKITWKYVDGNIQYTDAWNERATA; from the coding sequence ATGGCAATACCAGCTCATTTATGGCTTAAAGATGATGGCGGAGCACTTATTAAAGGTTCATGCGATGTTCAGGATCGAGAAGCTAGTATAGAAATTATTGGGTTTGGACATGGAATGCACATTCCAACTGATAATAATACAGGAAAAATCACTGGAACACGTATTCATGCTCCGATGATAATTGAAAAGGAATTCGATAGCTCAACGCCATATCTTTACAAGGCTGTATCAACAGGCCAATCACTTAAAAGTGCTGAAATAAAATGGTATAAAATTAGTGATGCAGGTCTGGAGGTTGAATACTTCAACATGTACCTTGAAGGCGTTAAAGTCGTCGCTGTGACACCTGTAATGTACAACACAAAAACCGTCGAAAAATGCAACCACATGGAACGAATCGAACTTCGATACGAAAAAATCACATGGAAGTACGTTGATGGCAATATTCAATATACTGATGCCTGGAATGAAAGGGCGACAGCGTAA